In a single window of the Melioribacteraceae bacterium genome:
- a CDS encoding DUF4038 domain-containing protein, protein MSKKLLITLLVLFLSESKAQHKIDVWNQIEFVFESDVCYDNPFLDVDLFATFISEEGDIISRPAFWDGGNIWKVRFAPTKIGKWNYKLSGEGINNFNGSKKGYVEAFNYQGDLSIYKKGFLKISPNRRYLTYNNGAPFFYLADTHWFLPLEKWDECNVPGCDSQFKFMVDKRAEQQFTVYQIQTNGIRLVEDSVTSVDVEAFQDIDRKFNYLIEKGFIINSSIGSAHNYALRLGIAGAERLAKYWVARYGAYPIIWMTAQEVDLDKNKYLEIWKTAAKTIDKYDDYQHPHSAHLWDNSNPAFFNSDNWHNFHMIQAGHIIWGGGTQTKEFYKKYYESIPIKPMLESEANYEGLGKDKQCSDTDIRNAAYKSFLSGSFGFGYGVQGIWQNCYTVNECGCCTDWGIKTWIEGLNAKGGEQMSHLKKFFDALKWTKLEPRFEDPVWIDINASDKKEKEKVVLSTISNNEYVIYLYSEKDIPVTIKNLDARKTYKAKWFDPRKGVYINIDQSSAAGASSYNIPVKPSAEDYIYILTSIN, encoded by the coding sequence ATGAGCAAAAAATTGTTAATTACTTTATTAGTGCTATTTCTTTCAGAAAGTAAAGCTCAACATAAAATTGATGTGTGGAATCAGATTGAGTTTGTTTTTGAGAGTGACGTTTGTTATGATAATCCATTTCTTGATGTTGATCTATTTGCTACATTCATTAGTGAGGAGGGTGACATTATTTCCCGCCCCGCGTTTTGGGATGGAGGCAATATATGGAAAGTCCGATTCGCACCTACAAAAATTGGAAAATGGAATTATAAGCTTTCCGGAGAAGGGATAAATAATTTCAACGGCTCTAAAAAAGGTTATGTTGAAGCGTTCAATTATCAGGGTGATCTTTCTATATATAAAAAAGGGTTTCTGAAAATCTCACCGAATAGACGTTATCTCACTTATAATAACGGCGCGCCCTTTTTTTATCTGGCAGACACACATTGGTTTTTACCGTTGGAAAAATGGGATGAGTGCAACGTACCCGGCTGCGATTCTCAATTCAAATTTATGGTTGATAAAAGAGCGGAACAGCAGTTTACTGTTTACCAGATTCAAACGAATGGAATCAGATTAGTGGAAGACAGTGTAACTTCAGTTGATGTAGAAGCGTTTCAGGATATCGACAGAAAGTTTAATTACTTGATAGAGAAAGGTTTTATTATAAACAGCTCAATCGGATCAGCTCATAATTACGCTCTTCGTCTCGGCATAGCGGGCGCCGAAAGATTAGCCAAATACTGGGTGGCGAGATATGGGGCTTATCCAATAATTTGGATGACAGCTCAGGAAGTTGATCTCGATAAAAATAAGTATCTGGAAATATGGAAAACCGCCGCGAAAACAATTGATAAGTATGATGATTATCAGCATCCGCATTCAGCTCATCTCTGGGATAACTCAAACCCCGCGTTTTTTAATTCCGATAACTGGCACAATTTCCATATGATTCAGGCCGGTCATATAATTTGGGGAGGCGGAACGCAAACTAAAGAGTTCTATAAAAAATATTATGAAAGTATTCCTATTAAACCAATGCTTGAATCGGAAGCGAATTATGAAGGACTTGGAAAAGACAAACAGTGTTCTGACACCGACATAAGAAACGCCGCGTATAAATCATTTCTCAGCGGAAGTTTTGGTTTTGGCTACGGTGTTCAAGGAATTTGGCAAAACTGTTATACGGTTAATGAATGCGGCTGCTGCACCGATTGGGGAATAAAGACCTGGATCGAAGGACTGAACGCGAAAGGCGGAGAACAGATGAGTCATCTTAAAAAATTCTTTGATGCGCTTAAATGGACAAAACTTGAGCCGCGATTTGAGGATCCTGTGTGGATTGATATTAATGCATCAGATAAAAAGGAAAAAGAAAAGGTTGTACTCTCTACAATTTCCAATAATGAATACGTGATATATCTGTATTCGGAAAAAGATATTCCGGTGACAATAAAGAACCTTGATGCCAGGAAAACCTATAAGGCAAAATGGTTCGATCCGAGAAAAGGAGTTTATATTAATATAGATCAATCTTCCGCGGCCGGGGCTTCTTCATATAATATCCCTGTTAAACCATCGGCGGAAGATTACATATATATACTTACATCGATTAACTAA
- a CDS encoding GH92 family glycosyl hydrolase, with amino-acid sequence MSNLTKFILLLAFAFNIYGGNNQKKKLPADYVNPFMATQGDHGQWLPAANVPFGLINLCPDTYPGSLTADGDFAHGGYDYSDNQLRGFSNFHKGSSGGTRVIDRAGLLSIIPFSVMPSDSFFKNPILDFDKKSEKAKAGYYSVKLSKENIIVELTASSHSGYHSYSFPKNKNAKIFLFEGNRARSNNVSCRIVDEYTIEGTQAIYNGIHFVIKFNNPIKSSSIWDGKQISSNDKLIESIDGGLICEFGILKNHPLEIKVGVSLTSVDEAKNNLAAEIGKKNFAAVKKEAFDKWNDVLSNILIEGNEEYKSIFYTSLYRTCHLPQSLTDVSGKYPGLDGKIHNANGYVHYSNYAFWDSFRTKYPLYSLYLPSVYRDIVKSLRDIYEQGDWDKPDGTHKPHGPGSGFDITGKNGFSVFANCRNEHMLMVVTDAYFKGLFDINVKDVYPYLKREALLQMGEKYDKIGYIPARPDQTGEYCWDNWCVAQVAKAIGNEKDYEYFMMRSNFWKNTWDPSIKYFRARAEDGTWLDFPDDPAENREKYTYEGSKWHWRWNIKHDLPGLIEFLGGRESFLKELTYFFDNNLYTAGNQIDLHAPFLFNYADAAWLTQKWTRKILTEPIVQKYKTHGFFEKPIFGRIYKNTPDGFLEEMDDDYGCMSAWYAMSAMGLYQVFPGDPVYQLSSPIFNKVTIQLDPDIYSGKKFVIRTDNLSVENYYIQSASLNGLPLNRSWISHEEIVKGGELVFVMGKEPNKQWGSKQ; translated from the coding sequence ATGAGCAATTTGACAAAATTCATTCTACTTCTTGCTTTTGCGTTTAATATTTATGGCGGTAACAATCAAAAAAAGAAACTGCCGGCCGATTATGTTAATCCATTTATGGCTACGCAGGGAGATCACGGCCAGTGGCTTCCGGCCGCGAATGTTCCATTCGGATTAATTAATCTGTGTCCGGACACTTATCCGGGAAGTCTCACTGCCGACGGCGATTTTGCGCATGGCGGATATGATTATTCCGACAATCAATTGCGCGGCTTCAGTAATTTTCATAAAGGAAGTTCCGGCGGAACAAGAGTAATTGATAGGGCCGGTTTGCTTTCTATAATTCCATTTTCTGTTATGCCTTCAGATTCATTCTTCAAAAATCCCATTTTAGATTTTGATAAAAAAAGCGAAAAGGCAAAAGCAGGTTATTACTCTGTCAAACTATCAAAAGAAAATATTATAGTAGAATTAACCGCCTCATCTCATTCCGGTTATCACAGTTATTCATTCCCTAAAAATAAAAATGCAAAAATATTCCTGTTCGAAGGTAACAGAGCAAGATCTAATAACGTATCATGCAGAATTGTTGATGAATACACAATAGAAGGCACCCAAGCAATTTACAACGGAATACATTTTGTTATAAAATTTAACAATCCGATCAAATCTTCCTCGATCTGGGATGGTAAACAAATTTCATCAAATGATAAACTTATTGAATCGATAGACGGGGGACTAATTTGCGAATTTGGCATCTTGAAAAATCATCCTCTGGAAATAAAAGTCGGAGTGTCTTTAACAAGTGTGGATGAAGCCAAAAATAATCTTGCCGCCGAAATTGGAAAGAAAAATTTCGCGGCGGTTAAAAAAGAAGCTTTTGATAAATGGAATGATGTTCTCTCAAATATATTAATTGAAGGTAATGAAGAATACAAATCTATATTTTACACTTCACTCTACAGAACATGCCATTTGCCTCAATCATTAACAGATGTATCGGGGAAATATCCGGGACTTGATGGAAAGATTCACAATGCCAATGGATACGTTCACTACAGCAATTATGCTTTCTGGGATTCCTTCAGAACAAAATATCCTTTGTACAGCTTGTATTTACCCTCTGTGTATCGCGATATTGTAAAATCATTACGCGATATTTATGAACAGGGGGATTGGGATAAACCGGACGGAACACATAAACCGCACGGACCAGGATCGGGATTTGATATCACTGGGAAAAACGGATTCTCGGTTTTCGCTAATTGCCGCAACGAACATATGCTTATGGTTGTGACAGACGCATACTTTAAAGGTCTTTTCGATATTAACGTGAAGGATGTATATCCTTATTTAAAACGTGAAGCTCTTCTACAGATGGGAGAAAAATATGACAAGATTGGATACATACCAGCCCGACCGGATCAAACAGGAGAATATTGCTGGGATAATTGGTGCGTTGCACAAGTTGCAAAGGCAATTGGCAATGAAAAGGATTATGAATATTTCATGATGCGTTCGAACTTTTGGAAAAATACATGGGACCCGAGCATTAAATATTTCCGGGCACGTGCCGAAGATGGAACATGGCTTGACTTTCCGGATGACCCCGCTGAGAACAGGGAAAAATATACCTATGAAGGAAGCAAGTGGCATTGGCGATGGAATATTAAGCACGATCTTCCCGGTTTAATTGAATTCTTAGGAGGGAGAGAGTCATTTCTAAAAGAATTAACCTACTTCTTTGATAACAATCTTTACACAGCCGGAAATCAGATAGATCTCCACGCACCTTTTCTTTTTAATTATGCTGATGCAGCATGGCTTACTCAAAAATGGACAAGGAAAATATTAACTGAACCAATTGTTCAGAAATATAAAACTCACGGATTTTTCGAAAAACCGATATTCGGAAGAATATATAAAAACACTCCCGATGGATTTCTTGAGGAGATGGATGATGATTACGGCTGCATGTCAGCGTGGTATGCTATGAGCGCTATGGGTTTGTATCAAGTCTTCCCGGGCGATCCAGTATATCAATTATCCTCGCCGATATTTAATAAAGTTACTATTCAACTTGATCCGGATATTTATTCAGGAAAGAAGTTTGTAATCAGAACAGATAATCTCAGCGTCGAAAATTATTATATACAATCGGCTTCACTTAATGGACTACCATTAAACCGCTCGTGGATTTCACATGAAGAGATTGTAAAAGGGGGCGAACTTGTTTTTGTTATGGGAAAAGAACCAAATAAGCAATGGGGAAGTAAACAATGA
- a CDS encoding metallophosphoesterase produces MKRKIFFRNIAVGTASILLPWEKLSLGHSFNTTPLNSDEWLSVDHNFDSYNTVIKCKSIKEKVSFIHISDSHLSILKNGKSEYPEFTSRMDVAYKDPKHYLTDIAGTKEQHFEGILEEARKKNVDLILLTGDIINNPTIDNVAYVKTRLDECGIEYIYTAGNHDWHFEGMPGNSHDLRDKWISERLSPLFNGENPLYTSKIFKDVNFVSIDNSTFQISAEQVEFFREQARKNYPIILCMHIPIYQPIALSRNSVSTIGDPRWGSEYDKNYITEKRERWPESGNLNSTYQFLIELLSCRKLLAVFAGHVHTAIQSRISVSAYQYITKASLSGAYRFAELTS; encoded by the coding sequence ATGAAGAGAAAAATTTTTTTCAGAAATATTGCAGTAGGAACCGCTTCAATTCTTTTACCATGGGAAAAACTTTCACTTGGCCATTCTTTTAATACAACACCTTTAAATTCTGATGAATGGTTAAGCGTTGATCATAATTTTGATAGTTATAATACCGTGATAAAGTGCAAAAGTATTAAAGAAAAGGTAAGTTTCATCCATATTAGTGATTCACATCTCTCAATTTTGAAAAATGGAAAATCGGAATATCCCGAGTTTACATCTAGAATGGATGTTGCATATAAAGACCCAAAGCACTATCTCACCGACATTGCCGGTACAAAGGAACAACATTTTGAAGGAATTCTCGAGGAGGCAAGAAAAAAAAATGTTGATTTAATTTTGCTGACCGGAGATATAATTAATAATCCAACTATAGACAACGTAGCTTATGTAAAAACCCGGCTTGATGAATGTGGGATTGAATATATATACACAGCGGGCAATCATGATTGGCATTTTGAAGGAATGCCTGGGAACTCACATGATCTAAGAGACAAATGGATTTCAGAACGGCTGAGTCCTTTATTTAATGGTGAAAATCCATTGTACACCTCGAAAATTTTTAAGGATGTGAACTTTGTCTCGATCGATAATTCTACATTTCAAATCAGTGCTGAACAGGTTGAATTTTTCAGAGAGCAAGCAAGAAAAAATTATCCTATAATTCTATGTATGCACATCCCAATTTATCAACCGATTGCTCTATCAAGAAATTCTGTTTCTACAATAGGGGATCCAAGATGGGGTTCAGAATATGACAAAAATTATATAACTGAAAAAAGAGAACGTTGGCCAGAAAGTGGGAATTTAAATTCTACTTATCAATTTTTAATTGAATTGTTGTCGTGCAGAAAATTATTGGCGGTATTTGCAGGACATGTACATACAGCGATACAGAGTAGGATTAGTGTATCAGCTTATCAATACATAACTAAAGCGTCGTTAAGTGGAGCGTATAGATTTGCCGAATTGACAAGCTGA
- a CDS encoding right-handed parallel beta-helix repeat-containing protein, with the protein MKCNQAVKLFFLLFLSINLFAGNDNHKEYFISPSGSDKNNGSIKAPFATIERARDAVRADKLKFPKTSYTVFLRGGTYQISKTIEFDQRDTYKNDEQLIIRSYKNEVVRISGGIKIPENRVRKIADSTISRRLITRVTDNILQIDYSGLIDDEGTIQPHGFGRPYTNTQMELFGMQNAYFLARWPNKGYTRIKNIIEKGSSISDGDTSEKLAVFEYEAERVGRWKNSEEPWIAGYFRYGFADDAVRIRKIDPEKKEITSDPTYYGFSAGEPFNAFYGFNILEDIDIPGEYFVDKKNKKIYFYPYDNEDFSDLTLSLINEPLIALENSAKVCFENIIFECTRGMGVYIEGGNDNRFTSCTFRNIGTVAVCIGKGVDENGVPASRKLGKFKEYLYVNQTWDRNCGTDHVIENCEIFNTGAGGIILGGGDRKTLTRGNNRVTNCSIHDFNRYEKTYRGGINVDGVGNVIDHNEIFNCPGTAIHLNGNEHLIEYNIIHDAVTDGHDMGAIYYGRNPSEQGNIVRYNYFHHNGNKDGVIMSVYHDDGACGMQVYGNVFYKPGNVAVMIGGGNDIVYRNNIFIETPLAFHIDNRLQNWGGEEFIKNNGVYNKRLSEVAIDKLPYSKKYPNLANYWNDNLGVPKRNIIENNLFVNIGQLQNGSLEWLKLGKNCFTKTDPGFESYAKMNFKLRNDSKVFSSLPDFENVPFEKMGRQK; encoded by the coding sequence ATGAAATGTAACCAAGCTGTAAAACTATTTTTCCTTTTATTTCTTTCAATTAACCTTTTTGCCGGAAATGATAATCATAAAGAATATTTTATTTCCCCTTCTGGTTCGGATAAAAACAACGGCAGCATCAAAGCTCCGTTCGCAACAATTGAAAGAGCACGTGATGCTGTAAGAGCTGATAAATTAAAATTTCCCAAAACATCATATACAGTTTTTCTTCGGGGAGGTACTTATCAAATTTCAAAAACAATTGAGTTTGACCAACGGGATACCTACAAAAATGATGAACAATTAATTATTCGTTCATATAAAAATGAAGTAGTTAGAATTTCGGGAGGAATAAAAATTCCCGAGAATAGAGTTCGTAAAATTGCCGACTCTACAATCTCCAGAAGACTAATAACAAGGGTTACTGATAATATTCTACAGATCGACTATTCCGGATTAATTGATGATGAAGGGACAATTCAACCGCATGGTTTCGGAAGGCCTTATACAAACACACAGATGGAATTATTTGGAATGCAGAATGCCTATTTTTTAGCGAGATGGCCAAATAAGGGATATACTCGAATTAAAAATATTATAGAAAAAGGATCGAGCATTAGCGACGGGGATACATCAGAAAAATTAGCCGTATTTGAGTATGAGGCGGAAAGGGTAGGCAGGTGGAAAAATTCGGAAGAACCATGGATAGCCGGTTATTTCCGTTATGGCTTTGCTGATGATGCGGTTCGCATCAGAAAAATTGATCCCGAAAAAAAAGAAATCACATCTGACCCAACATATTACGGGTTTTCTGCCGGGGAACCCTTTAACGCGTTTTACGGATTCAATATTCTTGAAGATATTGATATCCCGGGTGAATATTTCGTTGATAAAAAAAATAAGAAAATTTACTTCTACCCTTATGACAACGAGGATTTTTCAGACTTAACTTTATCTTTAATCAATGAGCCGTTGATTGCACTTGAGAACTCCGCCAAAGTTTGTTTTGAAAATATAATATTTGAATGCACACGCGGAATGGGAGTTTATATTGAGGGAGGAAATGATAACCGCTTTACTTCCTGCACTTTTAGAAATATTGGAACCGTAGCCGTTTGTATTGGAAAAGGAGTTGATGAAAATGGTGTGCCTGCTTCGAGAAAACTCGGGAAGTTTAAAGAGTATTTATACGTCAACCAAACTTGGGATAGAAACTGCGGAACCGATCATGTAATTGAGAATTGCGAAATCTTTAATACCGGCGCAGGAGGTATCATTCTCGGCGGCGGCGATAGAAAAACACTTACCAGAGGAAACAACCGGGTTACAAACTGTTCAATTCATGATTTCAATCGGTACGAAAAAACATACCGCGGAGGAATTAATGTTGACGGAGTTGGAAACGTAATTGATCATAATGAAATATTTAACTGCCCTGGTACGGCAATTCATTTAAATGGCAATGAGCATTTAATTGAATATAATATTATCCATGACGCTGTTACAGATGGTCACGACATGGGCGCGATTTATTATGGAAGAAATCCAAGCGAGCAGGGCAACATTGTGCGTTATAATTATTTTCATCACAATGGAAATAAAGATGGAGTGATAATGTCGGTTTATCACGATGACGGCGCCTGCGGAATGCAAGTTTATGGAAATGTTTTTTATAAACCGGGTAATGTTGCGGTGATGATCGGAGGCGGTAACGATATTGTTTACCGAAACAATATTTTTATTGAAACACCCCTCGCTTTCCATATTGATAATCGTCTTCAAAACTGGGGTGGAGAAGAATTTATAAAAAATAATGGTGTGTATAATAAAAGGCTAAGTGAAGTCGCAATAGATAAACTCCCTTACTCTAAAAAGTATCCTAATCTCGCGAATTATTGGAATGATAATCTTGGAGTGCCGAAGAGAAACATAATCGAGAATAATTTATTTGTGAATATAGGGCAGCTTCAAAACGGTTCACTCGAATGGTTAAAGTTGGGTAAGAATTGTTTCACTAAAACAGATCCCGGTTTTGAAAGTTATGCCAAGATGAATTTCAAGCTACGGAATGACTCAAAAGTATTTAGTTCACTGCCTGATTTTGAGAATGTGCCTTTTGAAAAAATGGGAAGACAAAAATAA